Proteins from a genomic interval of Colletes latitarsis isolate SP2378_abdomen chromosome 12, iyColLati1, whole genome shotgun sequence:
- the LOC143348865 gene encoding START domain-containing protein 10 isoform X1: protein MQILYERTMKSVNIRQYSFKMDIGIVKIAEDKDFEKLKHLYDSNNDWKLDYNKPDLSVWTKSVPGISFKMVKIRTRFPDVLPETLYDVLHDPEYRKVWDTHMIESKDIGFFNPNNDIGYYSMACPSPLKNRDFVLQRSWLDTGVEQLILNHSVFHKDYPPRKQFVRATSYLTGYIVRPSRNGDGSELGYVSHTDPHGKLPVWLVNKVTEIFAPKMVKKLHKASVAYPNWKLLNNPNYKPWHFPEQIAAPRIRIEDCVKSVEERNSKNHDVDESELKESATMDSD from the exons ATGCAGATTTTGTATGAAAGAACTATGAAATCTGTGAATATCAG ACAATATTCTTTTAAAATGGATATTGGAATTGTTAAAATTGCCGAAGATAAGGATTTTGAAAAATTGAAGCATTTGTATGATAGTAATAATGACTGGAAATTGGATTACAATAAACCTGATTTGTCTGTTTGGACAAAGTCTGTACCAGGAATTAGTTTTAAAATGGTAAAA ATCAGAACTCGATTTCCTGATGTTTTGCCAGAAACTTTATATGATGTATTACATGATCCTGAATATAGGAAAGTTTGGGATACACATATGATTGAATCAAAAGATATAGGCTTTTTTAATCCCAACAATGATATTGGTTATTATTCTA TGGCCTGTCCATCTCCATTGAAAAACAGAGATTTCGTTCTACAAAGATCCTGGCTTGATACTGGTGTAGAACAGTTGATTCTAAACCATTCTGTTTTTCATAAAGATTACCCACCAAGAAAGCAATTTGTGCGAGCAACATCTTATCTTACAG GATATATTGTAAGACCATCACGCAATGGTGATGGTTCTGAACTGGGTTATGTATCTCATACTGATCCACATGGAAAGCTACCAGTTTGGCTAGTAAATAAAgttacagaaatatttgctccgAAA ATGgttaaaaaattacataaagCATCAGTAGCTTATCCTAAttggaaattattaaataatccaAATTATAAGCCATGGCATTTTCCTGAACAAATTGCTGCGCCTCGAATTCGTATAGAAGAT tgTGTAAAATCTGTAGAAGAAAGAAATTCAAAGAATCATGATGTTGATGAATCAGAATTGAAAGAGTCTGCTACAATGGATAGTGATTAG
- the LOC143348865 gene encoding START domain-containing protein 10 isoform X2 produces MDIGIVKIAEDKDFEKLKHLYDSNNDWKLDYNKPDLSVWTKSVPGISFKMVKIRTRFPDVLPETLYDVLHDPEYRKVWDTHMIESKDIGFFNPNNDIGYYSMACPSPLKNRDFVLQRSWLDTGVEQLILNHSVFHKDYPPRKQFVRATSYLTGYIVRPSRNGDGSELGYVSHTDPHGKLPVWLVNKVTEIFAPKMVKKLHKASVAYPNWKLLNNPNYKPWHFPEQIAAPRIRIEDCVKSVEERNSKNHDVDESELKESATMDSD; encoded by the exons ATGGATATTGGAATTGTTAAAATTGCCGAAGATAAGGATTTTGAAAAATTGAAGCATTTGTATGATAGTAATAATGACTGGAAATTGGATTACAATAAACCTGATTTGTCTGTTTGGACAAAGTCTGTACCAGGAATTAGTTTTAAAATGGTAAAA ATCAGAACTCGATTTCCTGATGTTTTGCCAGAAACTTTATATGATGTATTACATGATCCTGAATATAGGAAAGTTTGGGATACACATATGATTGAATCAAAAGATATAGGCTTTTTTAATCCCAACAATGATATTGGTTATTATTCTA TGGCCTGTCCATCTCCATTGAAAAACAGAGATTTCGTTCTACAAAGATCCTGGCTTGATACTGGTGTAGAACAGTTGATTCTAAACCATTCTGTTTTTCATAAAGATTACCCACCAAGAAAGCAATTTGTGCGAGCAACATCTTATCTTACAG GATATATTGTAAGACCATCACGCAATGGTGATGGTTCTGAACTGGGTTATGTATCTCATACTGATCCACATGGAAAGCTACCAGTTTGGCTAGTAAATAAAgttacagaaatatttgctccgAAA ATGgttaaaaaattacataaagCATCAGTAGCTTATCCTAAttggaaattattaaataatccaAATTATAAGCCATGGCATTTTCCTGAACAAATTGCTGCGCCTCGAATTCGTATAGAAGAT tgTGTAAAATCTGTAGAAGAAAGAAATTCAAAGAATCATGATGTTGATGAATCAGAATTGAAAGAGTCTGCTACAATGGATAGTGATTAG
- the Mfap1 gene encoding microfibril-associated protein 1 isoform X1, with translation MMMDYFVTNNSLAPAPMGIQSTAGAVPVKNDKGELSMKKVKVHRYVSGKRPDYAPAASSEEESEEEDFLERRVHKGYEENEIPTAIPIQSQVRIHDEDDPRIRRLTRLERQKESNTEIRVERHRHIHEPELIEAEPERTRERIKLESSDSSEDEELSDSEIERRREALKQRVLSKKENEEELIHGEEDERSGDSSEESSEYEEYTDSEEETGPRLKPVFVRKKDRITVMEKEKEAMKQKQAEVEAKKLSEERKRQTLRMVEEAIRKETQAGKNNNEHEGKLEDVCTDDENDEVEYEAWKLRELKRIKRDREEREQLEKERLEIERIRNMTEEERRQEARLNPKIITNKAAKGKYKFLQKYYHRGAFYLDKEDNIFKRDFSGATLEDHFDKTILPKVMQVKNFGRSGRTKYTHLVDQDTTQFDSPWISETAQNLKFHNNQAAGMKQVFDRPSLKKRKIEN, from the exons ATGATGATGGATTATTTTGTTACAAATAATTCTTTGGCACCTGCACCGATGGGAATCCAAAGTACAGCAGGCGCTGTACCTGTAAAAAATGATAAAG GAGAACTTTCTATGAAAAAAGTGAAGGTGCATCGTTATGTCTCTGGCAAACGGCCAGATTATGCACCAGCAGCTAGTTCAGAAGAAGAATCTGAAGAAGAAGATTTCTTAGAAAGACGAGTACATAAAGGTTACGAGGAAAACGAAATTCCCACAGCTATTCCTATACAGTCGCAAGTCAGAATTCACGATGAAGACGATCCACGTATAAGGAGATTAACAAGACTAGAAAGACAAAAAGAATCTAATACAGAAATTCGTGTAGAAAGACATAGACATATTCATGAACCAGAATTAATAGAAGCTGAACCAGAAAGAACTCGTGAAAGGATCAAATTAGAAAGTTCAGATTCATCAGAAGATGAAGAATTATCAGATTCTGAAATTGAAAGAAGGCGCGAAGCATTAAAACAACGAGTTTTATCTAAAAAAGAGAATGAAGAGGAATTGATTCATGGCGAAGAAGACGAAAGATCAGGTGACAGTTCAGAGGAAAGCTCGGAATATGAAGAATATACTGATTCAGAAGAAGAAACTGGGCCAAGATTGAAACCAGTTTTTGTACGTAAGAAGGATAGAATTACAGTaatggaaaaagaaaaagaagcaaTGAAACAAAAACAAGCTGAGGTTGAAGCCAAAAAGCTGTCCGAAGAACGGAAAAGACAAACTTTACGG ATGGTAGAAGAAGCAATAAGAAAGGAAACACAAGCTGGTAAAAATAACAATGAACACGAAGGAAAACTTGAAGATGTTTGTACAGATGATGAAAATGATGAAGTAGAGTATGAAGCTtggaaattgcgagagttaaaaAGAATTAAACGTGATCGTGAAGAAAGAGAACA GCTTGAGAAAGAACGTCTTGAGATTGAACGTATACGCAATATGACGGAAGAAGAGCGAAGACAAGAAGCTCGCTTAAAtccaaaaattattacaaacaaGGCGGCAAAGGGAAAATATAAGTTTTTGCAAAAATATTATCATCGTGGAGCCTTCTATTTAGATAAAGAAGATAATATATTTAAACGAGATTTCTCGGGTGCAACTTTAGAAGATCATTTTGACAAAACAATTTTACCAAAAGTTATGCAAGTAAAGAACTTTGGACGTAGTGGCAGAACTAAATATACTCATTTAGTTGATCAAGACACTACACAATTTGATTCACCCTGGATCTCAGAAACTgcacaaaatttgaaatttcataATAATCAAGCGGCAGGAATGAAACAAGTATTTGACCGACCGTCGTTAAAAAAGCGAAAAATTGAAAACTAA
- the Mfap1 gene encoding microfibril-associated protein 1 isoform X2, whose protein sequence is MKKVKVHRYVSGKRPDYAPAASSEEESEEEDFLERRVHKGYEENEIPTAIPIQSQVRIHDEDDPRIRRLTRLERQKESNTEIRVERHRHIHEPELIEAEPERTRERIKLESSDSSEDEELSDSEIERRREALKQRVLSKKENEEELIHGEEDERSGDSSEESSEYEEYTDSEEETGPRLKPVFVRKKDRITVMEKEKEAMKQKQAEVEAKKLSEERKRQTLRMVEEAIRKETQAGKNNNEHEGKLEDVCTDDENDEVEYEAWKLRELKRIKRDREEREQLEKERLEIERIRNMTEEERRQEARLNPKIITNKAAKGKYKFLQKYYHRGAFYLDKEDNIFKRDFSGATLEDHFDKTILPKVMQVKNFGRSGRTKYTHLVDQDTTQFDSPWISETAQNLKFHNNQAAGMKQVFDRPSLKKRKIEN, encoded by the exons ATGAAAAAAGTGAAGGTGCATCGTTATGTCTCTGGCAAACGGCCAGATTATGCACCAGCAGCTAGTTCAGAAGAAGAATCTGAAGAAGAAGATTTCTTAGAAAGACGAGTACATAAAGGTTACGAGGAAAACGAAATTCCCACAGCTATTCCTATACAGTCGCAAGTCAGAATTCACGATGAAGACGATCCACGTATAAGGAGATTAACAAGACTAGAAAGACAAAAAGAATCTAATACAGAAATTCGTGTAGAAAGACATAGACATATTCATGAACCAGAATTAATAGAAGCTGAACCAGAAAGAACTCGTGAAAGGATCAAATTAGAAAGTTCAGATTCATCAGAAGATGAAGAATTATCAGATTCTGAAATTGAAAGAAGGCGCGAAGCATTAAAACAACGAGTTTTATCTAAAAAAGAGAATGAAGAGGAATTGATTCATGGCGAAGAAGACGAAAGATCAGGTGACAGTTCAGAGGAAAGCTCGGAATATGAAGAATATACTGATTCAGAAGAAGAAACTGGGCCAAGATTGAAACCAGTTTTTGTACGTAAGAAGGATAGAATTACAGTaatggaaaaagaaaaagaagcaaTGAAACAAAAACAAGCTGAGGTTGAAGCCAAAAAGCTGTCCGAAGAACGGAAAAGACAAACTTTACGG ATGGTAGAAGAAGCAATAAGAAAGGAAACACAAGCTGGTAAAAATAACAATGAACACGAAGGAAAACTTGAAGATGTTTGTACAGATGATGAAAATGATGAAGTAGAGTATGAAGCTtggaaattgcgagagttaaaaAGAATTAAACGTGATCGTGAAGAAAGAGAACA GCTTGAGAAAGAACGTCTTGAGATTGAACGTATACGCAATATGACGGAAGAAGAGCGAAGACAAGAAGCTCGCTTAAAtccaaaaattattacaaacaaGGCGGCAAAGGGAAAATATAAGTTTTTGCAAAAATATTATCATCGTGGAGCCTTCTATTTAGATAAAGAAGATAATATATTTAAACGAGATTTCTCGGGTGCAACTTTAGAAGATCATTTTGACAAAACAATTTTACCAAAAGTTATGCAAGTAAAGAACTTTGGACGTAGTGGCAGAACTAAATATACTCATTTAGTTGATCAAGACACTACACAATTTGATTCACCCTGGATCTCAGAAACTgcacaaaatttgaaatttcataATAATCAAGCGGCAGGAATGAAACAAGTATTTGACCGACCGTCGTTAAAAAAGCGAAAAATTGAAAACTAA
- the Dcr-2 gene encoding endoribonuclease Dcr-2, translated as MENFDDTDEFIPRAYQIDLLELAQKQNAIVYLPTGSGKTFIAVKLIQELSADIRKSYSEGGKHSVFLVNTVPLVKQQSEYIRRLTGLKCGQLSGERKIDFWKDIEWLAELDKYQVLVMTSQILSDAISHGHMFLNKINVLIFDECHKGVNDHPMRQIMQKFEHCPKDQQPRVLGLTASLLNSNIKLDMIESVIENLEITYNAKIITVRSALQIKSYFACPNETVVLFDEYTISNIGKNVNNIIDEMNKILKDIILQSTLRNNESSIEFQSPSKEKKISHMLHDMQIQLTAKGIYGGSKCALLRLIQLECIKKYTEDLDTVYVLEYIISELTKCRKLLEDEMKDNTEVEKIYKYSSDKVRKLFTVLKDFKNNMSNDQTFCCIIFVQRRFTAKILYQILKNLSEHDEEFKFLQPDFIVGFSNDPYKSIRETLCFSKWNNEAVHRLKSGITNCIVATDVVDEGIDIPNCALVIRYNLPMDVRAYIQSKGRARYNNSQYTLLVPRNDMNYLKRYTNFKQVESYLQKSLISGTLRKEPTEDTVKKKLYTYNIEPYIVTNKDGTVCTITEQIAVSLVNKYCITLLRSKFLCLTPVWKLNTIKEDECIMYQVSLKLPILSPLKSVIFGDPMMNINYAKRSAAMNACIKLYEIGELSDKLLPNVNDSITQNANHLFPNWIDEDKSENVLIGTYKKKRHHQLQFPSALYGACPLPEKLLYLHILHAKPTYSAPHFDNRYLVFYDLLSDNAGFGILSTKQMPEIPSFPIFMNVGELNVDVKVNYATMHLSKEQIGFIKVFHTLMFTKVVSVIKPFLVFDNYNRDNCFLIVPVNESWEINWNVLKQHQCIERIPSPIPFHFKNSDYELALVIPTYRASPDVYLVTKVCEDLTPSSCFPSDNFFSYAHYYKQKHGLVINDLKQPMLEVKVISRKNNCIIPRSMQSESKSRKRAESNKDLREHLVPELCTRIVFPALYWLKTTMLPSILHRISQLLIAEDLRQTIATEIGLGSRSSNNKWPPLQITDEETEELFESLVEVPIDENVENLQPEPVLNVPEIDVLNTETYNYPWKKDEEPPDLYRNIEDIQMIQIEHYCQFMSGTCDQTDNEIVKKKEINFLNKLSISVPHLKILSLEDLCDGPNPVQIMFALTSKLGHDAFNLERLETLGDSYLKFIISLFLHDQYPNYNEGPLSTLKGKLIGNRNLYYCGVKKQIPGRIKVDDFVPYSNFIAPAYTAFRLFQQLLLEQEISPNVLYEIQIPEVEQFTGCISETTINIMEAKVLNWETANSQTGMEHYLGIQTVSDKTVADCVEALIGVYLSSMGIKDTATLLKWFGILPNDINAHTLLFVNLTNPIISEGNVNYFMPWASDIETKIGYKFQNRAYLLQAFTHPSYSANTITDCYQRLEFLGDAILDFLVTCYIYENCGNLNPGALTDLRSALVNNITFACLAVRYNLHTALLAYAPKLNDIIVRFVKFQEERDHIVNDELLYILIEEDECNIAEYVNIPKVLADLFESIIGAIYLDCNKNLMKVWEIIYSLMCKEIVEFSKNIPKQPVRMLYETQGIQPRFLNAVSVEETNAVMVPLKVIIDGKMKLFHGFGINKKQAKCAAAKQALKSLLCKT; from the exons ATGGAGAATTTTGATGATACAGACGAATTTATTCCAAGAGCTTATCAAATTGATCTCTTGGAACTTGCACAAAAACAAAATGCTATTGTTTATTTACCAACAGGCTCTGGGAAAACATTTATAGCTGTCAAGCTTATACAAGAATTAAGCGCAGATATACGAAA aTCTTACAGCGAAGGTGGAAAACATTCTGTGTTTTTAGTTAATACAGTACCTTTAGTTAAACAACAAAGTGAATATATAAGAAGATTAACTGGATTGAAATGTGGACAGTTAAGTGGTGAAAGAAAGATTGATTTTTGGAAAGATATAGAATGGTTGGCAGAATTAGACAAATATCAG GTGTTAGTAATGACCTCACAAATTTTGTCAGATGCAATTTCTCATGGACATatgtttttaaacaaaataaatgtgctcatttttgatgaatgtcACAAAGGAGTGAATGATCATCCCATGAGACAGATTATGCAAAAATTTGAACACTGCCCAAAAGATCAACAACCACGAGTTTTAGGTTTAACAGCTTcattattaaattcaaacatAAAGTTGGATATGATAGAATCAGTTATTGAA AATTTGGAAataacatataatgcaaaaataattACAGTACGTTCAGCATTACAAATTAAAAGTTATTTTGCATGTCCAAACGAAACAGTTGTTTTGTTCGATGAATACACAATATCTAATATTggaaaaaatgtaaataatatcATAGACGAAATGAACAAAATATTGAAGGATATAATTTTACAAAGTACTTTAAGGAATAATGAATCTAGTATAGAATTTCAATCACCATCCAAGGAGAAAAAAATAAGTCACATGTTACATGACATGCAAATACAGTTAACAGCTAAAG gAATATATGGTGGAAGTAAATGTGCTTTACTCCGTTTGATCCAGTTAGAATGTATAAAAAAGTATACAGAGGATTTG GACACTGTTTATGTTTTGGAATACATTATATCAGAATTGACTAAATGTAGGAAATTGTTAGAAGATGAAATGAAAGACAATACAGAAGTGGAAAAAATTTACAA ATACTCATCTGACAAAGTTCGAAAACTTTTTACAGTGTTGAAAGATTTCAAAAAtaatatgtctaatgatcagaCATTTTGTTGCATTATTTTTGTACAACGACGATTTACGGCGAAAATATTATATCAGATATTAAAG AATCTAAGTGAGCACGATGAAGAATTCAAATTTCTACAACCTGACTTTATAGTTGGATTTTCAAATGACCCTTACAAAAGTATTAGAGAAACACTATGTTTTTCAAAGTGGAATAACGAAGCTGTACATAG gttAAAGAGTGGTATAACAAATTGTATTGTTGCGACAGATGTAGTAGATGAAGGTATAGATATACCAAATTGTGCATTGGTTATACGATATAATTTGCCAATGGATGTTAGGGCATATATCCAAAGTAAAGGGAGAGCACGATATAATAATAGTCAATATACATTATTAGTACCGAGAAATGATATGAATTATTTAAAACgatatacaaattttaaacaaGTAGAATCGTATTTGCAGAAG aGTTTGATAAGTGGGACACTCCGTAAGGAACCAACAGAAGatacagtaaaaaaaaaattatatacataCAACATAGAACCATATATTGTCACAAATAAAGATGGAACAGTATGTACAATAACAGAGCAAATAGCAGTTAGTTtagtaaataaatattgtatCACATTACTCAGATCTAAATTTTTGTGTTTAACACCAGTTTGGAAATTAAATACCATTAAGGAAGATGAATGTATAATGTACCAG gTTTCTCTTAAACTTCCAATTTTATCTCCACTGAAAAGTGTAATTTTTGGGGATCCTATGATGAATATTAATTATGCAAAACGATCTGCTGCTATGAACGCATGTATAAAATTATATGAAATTGGTGAATTATCTGACAAATTACTACCAAATGTAAACGATTCTATTACTCAGAACGCGAATCATCTATTCCCAAATTGGATAGATGAAGATAAGTCAGAAAATGTACTTATTGGGACATATAAAAAAAAACGACATCATCAATTAcaa TTTCCATCTGCGTTATATGGTGCATGCCCTTTACCAGAGAAACTATTATatcttcacattcttcatgcTAAACCCACATATTCAGCACCACATTTCGATAACCGATATTTAGTATTTTATGATTTGCTATCTGACAATGCAGGTTTTGGAATACTTTCTACAAAACAAATGCCAGAG ATACCATCTTTCCCAATCTTTATGAATGTTGGAGAATTAAACGTTGATGTTAAAGTAAATTATGCAACAATGCATTTATCTAAAGAGCAAATTGGGTTTATAAAAGTCTTTCATACTTTAATGTTTACTAAAGTTGTATCAGTTATAAAACCTTTTTTAGTATTTGATAATTACAATCGTGATAATTGTTTTCTAATTGTACCAG tTAATGAAAGTTGGGAAATTAATTGGAACGTCTTGAAGCAACATCAATGTATAGAGCGTATACCGTCACCAAttccttttcattttaaaaatagtgATTATGAGTTAGCACTAGTTATACCTACCTATAGAGCATCCCCGGATGTGTACTTAGTtacaaaagtttgcgaagatctTACACCAAGTTCATGTTTTCCAAGTGATAATTTCTTTTCATATGCCCATTACTATAAACAAAAGCATGGTTTGGTGATAAATGATTTAAAGCAACCGATGTTAGAAGTAAAAGTTATATCGaggaaaaataattgtataattCCTAG AAGCATGCAGTCTGAATCTAAGAGCCGAAAAAGAGCAGAGTCGAATAAAGATTTGAGGGAGCATTTGGTACCAGAATTATGCACCAGAATCGTATTTCCAGCCTTGTATTGGCTTAAAACAACAATGTTACCGTCCATTCTACATAGAATTTCACAACTTTTAATTGCCGAAGATCTTAGACAAACTATTGCTACAGAAATTGGTTTAGGATCTAGATCGAGTAATAATAAGTGGCCACCACTACAAATTACAGACGAAGAAACAGAAGAATTATTTGAATCTTTGGTAGAAGTTCCTATTGATGAAAATGTTGAAAATTTACAACCAGAACCAGTATTAAATGTCCCAGAAATAGACG TACTAAATACAGAAACATATAATTATCCATGGAAAAAAGATGAAGAACCACCTGATTTGTATAGGAATATTGAAGACATTCAAATGATCCAAATTGAACATTACTGTCAATTTATGTCTGGAACGTGTGACCAAACTGATAACGAAATAGTG AAAAAGAAGGAAATTAATTTCTTAAATAAATTATCGATATCAGTGCCTCATCTAAAAATCTTATCGCTAGAAGATTTGTGTGATGGTCCCAATCCTGTTCAGATTATGTTT GCATTGACAAGTAAATTAGGACATGATGCATTTAATTTGGAACGATTAGAAACTCTAGGAGATTcctatttgaaatttattatatcTTTATTTTTACATGATCAATATCCAAACTACAACGAAGGTCCTTTATCGACATTAAAAGGAAAACTAATTGGAAATCGTAATCTTTATTATTGCGGAGTCAAAAAACAGATTCCTGGACGTATAAAAGTTGATGATTTTGTACCATATAGTAATTTCATTGCTCCCGCTTATACAGCATTTCGGTTATTTCAGCAACTGTTGTTAGAACAAGAG atCTCACCAAATGTTTTATATGAAATTCAAATACCTGAAGTGGAACAATTTACTGGGTGCATAAGTGAGACCACAATAAATATAATGGAAGCAAAAGTGTTAAATTGGGAAACGGCAAATTCGCAAACTGGTATGGAGCATTATCTTGGAATACAAACTGTTTCTGACAAAACAGTAGCTGACTGTGTAGAAGCATTGATTGGCGTCTATCTTTCA AGTATGGGTATTAAAGATACCGCGACTTTATTAAAATGGTTTGGAATTTTACCAAATGATATCAATGCTCATACATTATTGTTTGTTAATTTGACGAATCCTATTATTTCTGAGGGAAATGTGAACTATTTCATGCCTTGGGCCTCTGATATAGAAACAAAAATTGGTTACAAGTTTCAAAATCGAGCATACTTATTACAG GCTTTTACACACCCTTCATATTCGGCAAATACTATAACTGATTGTTATCAAAGATTAGAATTCCTTGGTGATGCTATTCTTG ATTTTTTAGTGACGTGTTATATTTATGAAAACTGCGGAAATTTGAATCCTGGTGCTTTGACAGATTTAAGATCTGCTCTTGTTAATAATATCACATTTGCATGTTTGGCAGTACGATATAATTTACATACTGCATTACTAGCTTATGCACCAAAATTAAATGATATTATAGTACGCTTTGTTAAATTTCAAGAGGAAAGAGATCATATAGTGAATGATGAG CTTTTATATATATTGATAGAAGAAGATGAATGTAATATAGCTGAATATGTAAATATTCCTAAAGTTTTAGCAGATTTATTTGAGTCTATAATAGGTGCAATATATTTAGATTGTAATAAAAATCTTATGAAAGTTTGggaaataatttattctttaatGTGCAAAGAAATTG ttgaatttAGTAAAAATATTCCAAAGCAACCAGTTCGTATGTTGTATGAAACTCAAGGTATACAGCCACGATTTTT AAATGCAGTTAGTGTTGAAGAAACAAATGCCGTTATGGTACCTTTAAAAGTAATTATTGATGGGAAAATGAAACTCTTTCATGGGTTTGGTATCAATAAAAAGCAAGCCAAATGTGCTGCTGCAAAACAAGCTTTAAAAAGTTTATTATGTAAAACTTAA
- the Uqcr-6.4 gene encoding ubiquinol-cytochrome c reductase 6.4 kDa subunit — MRLGKKHLEIATRWLPSAVVYGGSAGMALVYFTDWRVIAEYIPFYNGKFKN, encoded by the exons ATGAGATTGGGGAAAAAACACCTGGAAATAGCTACGAGATG GTTGCCATCTGCAGTGGTTTATGGAGGTTCTGCAGGCATGGCATTAGTATATTTTACAGATTGGAGAGTAATAGCTGAATATATTCCCTTTTACAATGGAAAATTTAAAAACTAG